Proteins encoded by one window of Agelaius phoeniceus isolate bAgePho1 chromosome 5, bAgePho1.hap1, whole genome shotgun sequence:
- the APAF1 gene encoding apoptotic protease-activating factor 1 isoform X5 → MDVKSRNYLLMNRQALENDIKTSYIMDHMISDEVLTLQEEERVKQQNTRQERAAMLINIILTKDNNSYRSFYNALLHEGYRDLAALLQDGIPAVSSGNRKSSMDGMTSYVKTILCEGGVPQRPVVFVTRPKLVDAIKKKLYCLGSDPGWVTVYGMAGCGKTVLTAEALRDPQLLEDCFPGGVYWISVGKQDKAGLLIKLQNLCSRLEHDSTLSQRPPLNIEEAKDRLRLLMLHKYPRSLLVLDDIWDSWVLKAFDNQCQVLITSRDRSVTDAVAGNKYEVHVESGLAHEKGLEILSLFVNMKISELPEQANSLVRECKGSPLVISLIGALLRDFPSRWEYYLRQLQNKQFRRIRKSSSYDYEALDEAMSISVEQLDDNYKDYYKDLSILPKDVKVPTKVLCILWDMETEEVEDILQEFVNKSLLFCDRNGKSFHYYLHDLQLDFLTEKNRNQLQELHKNIVNQYKKYYKLNTPVLSQEDCMYWYNFLAYHMAGAKMQQELCDLMFSLDWIKAKTELVGPAHLIHEYVEYSSVLDQKV, encoded by the exons ATGGATGTCAAGAGTAGAAACTATTTGCTTATGAATCGTCAAGCACTGGAAAATGACATCAAGACTTCTTATATTATGGATCATATGATTTCTGATGAAGTACTGACATTACAGGAAGAGGAGAGAGTGAAGCAACAG aataCACGGCAGGAGCGAGCAGCTATGCTAATAAACATTATTCTTACAAAAGATAATAATTCATATAGATCCTTTTATAATGCACTGCTCCATGAAGGGTACAGAGATCTTGCTGCACTTCTTCAGGATGGCATCCCTGCCGTCTCGTCTGGTAACAGAAAGAGTTCAATGGATGGAATGACTTCCTACG TGAAGACCATTCTCTGCGAAGGGGGCGTACCACAGAGACCAGTTGTGTTTGTCACTCGACCAAAACTGGTAGATGCTATTAAAAAGAAACTGTACTGCTTGGGAAGTGACCCAGGTTGGGTCACAGTTTATGGAATGGCAGGCTGTGGGAAGACTGTTTTAACAGCAGAAGCTTTAAGGGATCCTCAGCTCTTGGAAG attgCTTTCCAGGAGGAGTTTACTGGATCTCTGTTGGGAAGCAGGACAAAGCAGGGCTGCTGATAAAACTTCAGAATCTCTGCAGTAGATTGGAACATGACTCCACTCTTTCACAAAGGCCACCACTGAACATTGAGGAGGCTAAAGATCGTCTTCGTTTGCTGATGTTGCACAAATACCCCAG GTCTCTTTTGGTCCTGGATGACATTTGGGATTCCTGGGTGTTAAAAGCATTCGATAATCAATGTCAGGTACTGAtcacgagcagggacaggagtgtAACAGATGCTGTGGCTG GCAATAAATATGAGGTTCATGTGGAAAGTGGACTAGCACATGAGAAAGGACTGGAGATTTTATCCCTATTTGTGAATATGAAAATATCAGAACTTCCAGAACAAGCTAACTCTCTTGTAAGAGAATGCAAAG GTTCTCCTCTCGTGATATCCTTGATAGGTGCATTACTCCGAGACTTCCCGAGCCGCTGGGAGTACTatctcaggcagctgcagaataaaCAGTTTAGAAGAATAAGAAAATCTTCCTCCTATGATTATGAAGCCCTTGATGAAGCAATGTCCATAAGTGTTGAGCAGCTGGATGACAATTACAAAGACTACTATAAAGACCTCTCTATCCTCCCAAAAGATGTTAAAGTACCTACTAAG gTTCTCTGTATTCTTTGGGATATGGAAACTGAAGAAGTTGAAGATATACTACAGGAGTTTGTTAACAAATCACTGTTGTTCTGTGATCGTAATGGGAAGTCATTCCATTATTATTTGCATGATCTTCAGCTTGACTTTCTCACAGAGAAGAACCGCAACCAGCTTCAG GAGCTACATAAAAACATTGTAAATCAGTACAAGAAATACTACAAGCTTAATACACCTGTTCTGTCTCAAGAGGATTGCATGTACTGGTATAACTTTCTAGCATATCACATGGCAGGTGCCAAAATGCAGCAG GAGCTCTGTGATCTTATGTTTTCTTTAGATTGGATTAAAGCTAAAACAGAATTGGTGGGGCCTGCTCACCTGATTCATGAATATGTTGAATATAGTTCAGTCCTGGATCAAAAGGTATGA